From Deltaproteobacteria bacterium, the proteins below share one genomic window:
- a CDS encoding ABC transporter ATP-binding protein yields the protein MSSRSPGDRPPALLEVRGLQTWFPIRAGVLQRPVAWVRAVDGVDLDVPAGRTLALVGESGCGKTTVGRSILRLVEPRAGRVRFAGRDLLTLAPGPLRALRRELQIVFQDPMAALDPRFRVGEAVAEGMEAHGIGAGDAERRERAAALLRRVGLDPSLLDRYPHELSGGQRQRVCIARALAPGPRLLVCDESVSALDVSIQAQILNLLRDLQDELGLAYLFISHDLGVVRHLADRVAVMYLGRIVEEGPAEPLFAEPLHPYTRALLDAVPSLDPAARRAQPSGSASRAALAGDVPSPAHPPAGCRFHTRCPLVFARCREEEPAFVPAGDRGARCFLVERRAPPA from the coding sequence ATGAGCTCGCGGAGTCCCGGGGACCGGCCCCCCGCGCTGCTCGAGGTGCGCGGGCTCCAGACCTGGTTCCCGATCCGCGCCGGCGTGCTGCAGCGTCCGGTCGCCTGGGTGCGCGCGGTGGACGGCGTCGACCTCGACGTGCCGGCTGGCCGCACGCTGGCGCTGGTCGGCGAGTCGGGCTGCGGCAAGACGACCGTCGGCCGCTCGATCCTGCGGCTCGTCGAGCCACGCGCCGGCCGCGTGCGCTTCGCCGGCCGGGACCTGCTCACGCTCGCGCCGGGTCCCCTGCGCGCGCTACGCCGCGAGCTCCAGATCGTGTTCCAGGATCCGATGGCGGCCCTCGATCCGCGCTTCCGCGTCGGCGAGGCGGTCGCCGAGGGGATGGAGGCGCACGGGATCGGCGCGGGCGACGCCGAGCGGCGCGAGCGCGCCGCGGCGCTGCTGCGGCGCGTGGGCCTCGACCCCTCGCTCCTCGACCGCTACCCGCACGAGCTCTCGGGCGGCCAGCGCCAGCGCGTGTGCATCGCCCGCGCGCTCGCGCCGGGGCCGCGGCTGCTCGTCTGCGACGAGTCGGTCTCGGCGCTCGACGTCTCGATCCAGGCCCAGATCCTGAACCTGCTGCGCGACCTCCAGGACGAGCTCGGCCTCGCCTATCTCTTCATCAGCCACGATCTCGGGGTCGTGCGCCATCTCGCCGACCGGGTGGCCGTGATGTACCTGGGGCGCATCGTCGAGGAGGGCCCGGCCGAGCCGCTCTTCGCCGAGCCGCTGCACCCCTACACGCGCGCCCTGCTCGACGCCGTGCCCTCGCTCGATCCCGCCGCGCGGCGCGCGCAGCCGTCGGGCTCGGCGAGCCGCGCGGCGCTGGCCGGGGACGTGCCCTCGCCGGCGCACCCGCCGGCCGGCTGCCGCTTCCACACGCGCTGCCCGCTCGTCTTCGCGCGTTGCCGGGAGGAGGAGCCCGCGTTCGTCCCGGCCGGCGACCGTGGCGCGCGCTGCTTCCTCGTCGAACGACGGGCGCCGCCGGCTTGA
- a CDS encoding glycosyltransferase family 4 protein yields MRIALVIERFEPQGGVEGAAWQLAHGLAAAGDRVQVVARSAAAAPAVSLAPVRVPRTWQPARVLAFSRAAARAAPRGGFDVVHSFSRTRHQDVYSADGGSHAEYMARQYPGWRRGFRRLSPRHAVLLGIERRIFADPSQTILCPSRFVAEGIARRHGVARERLVVIPYGVDLERFHPGEPGAAAALRAELGAGAGPVWLLVGSGWRRKGLDVALAALARARRREASLWVAGADAVAPWQALATSYGVGGRVRFLGRRGDVERLYAAADALLLPTRYDAFGAVCLEAAASGIPVVTSAAAGAAEALGEGGLVVPDAEDAAGFAAALDALGDPAVRRARGAAARQAAHAHSVPVRIAAVRALYQRLAGARRPAS; encoded by the coding sequence GTGCGGATCGCCCTCGTGATCGAGCGCTTCGAGCCGCAGGGCGGCGTCGAGGGGGCGGCCTGGCAGCTCGCCCACGGCCTCGCGGCGGCCGGCGACCGCGTGCAGGTGGTGGCGCGGAGCGCCGCCGCGGCGCCCGCGGTCTCGCTCGCCCCGGTGCGCGTCCCGCGTACCTGGCAACCGGCGCGCGTCCTCGCCTTCTCGCGCGCGGCGGCCCGCGCGGCGCCCCGCGGCGGCTTCGACGTCGTGCACTCCTTCTCCCGCACCCGACATCAGGACGTGTACTCGGCTGACGGCGGCAGCCACGCCGAGTACATGGCGCGCCAGTACCCGGGCTGGCGGCGCGGGTTCCGGCGGCTCTCGCCACGCCATGCCGTACTGCTCGGGATCGAGCGGCGCATCTTCGCGGATCCGAGCCAGACGATCCTGTGCCCGTCGCGCTTCGTGGCGGAGGGGATCGCGCGCCGGCACGGCGTCGCCCGCGAGCGGCTCGTGGTGATCCCTTACGGTGTCGACCTCGAGCGCTTCCACCCGGGCGAGCCCGGCGCAGCCGCGGCCCTGCGGGCCGAGCTGGGCGCCGGCGCCGGGCCCGTGTGGCTGCTGGTCGGCTCCGGCTGGCGCCGCAAGGGGCTCGACGTGGCGCTCGCCGCGCTGGCCCGTGCGCGCCGCCGCGAGGCCTCGCTCTGGGTCGCCGGCGCCGACGCCGTGGCGCCCTGGCAGGCGCTTGCGACCTCGTACGGGGTCGGTGGGCGCGTGCGCTTCCTCGGCCGCCGCGGCGACGTCGAGCGCCTCTACGCGGCGGCCGACGCGCTGCTCCTGCCGACCCGTTACGACGCCTTCGGCGCCGTCTGCCTGGAGGCCGCCGCGAGCGGCATCCCGGTCGTCACGAGCGCAGCGGCGGGGGCGGCCGAGGCGCTCGGCGAGGGGGGCCTGGTGGTGCCGGACGCGGAGGACGCCGCGGGCTTCGCCGCGGCCCTCGACGCGCTCGGCGACCCGGCCGTCCGGCGTGCCCGCGGCGCGGCGGCACGCCAGGCGGCCCATGCCCACTCGGTCCCGGTGCGGATCGCGGCGGTCCGCGCCCTCTACCAGCGGCTCGCCGGCGCGCGCCGGCCCGCGTCGTGA
- a CDS encoding TetR/AcrR family transcriptional regulator translates to MSASRAPLPRAPGTAPAPPDTAPAANPRGAKREHILEAAIRVFARRGYHGARVSDIAAEADIAYGLVYHYFKNKEEILRTIFEERWNAFLRVVDQIADGPGPAGDKLHAVAGLILYAYRRRPDWVKVLVFEIQRSSRFSEPEQIRAVGRLFGSVARMVRAGQETGELRGDIDAQLACLAFIGALETMITSQVLGHTRLPEGPEASDDRSVTAVVELFLGGLRAGRGAPDR, encoded by the coding sequence TTGTCGGCATCGAGAGCCCCTCTTCCGCGCGCGCCCGGCACGGCCCCGGCGCCCCCCGACACGGCGCCCGCCGCGAATCCGCGCGGCGCGAAGCGCGAGCACATCCTCGAGGCGGCGATCCGGGTCTTCGCGCGGCGCGGCTACCACGGCGCCCGCGTCTCCGACATCGCCGCCGAGGCGGACATCGCCTACGGCCTCGTCTACCACTACTTCAAGAACAAGGAGGAGATCCTCCGCACCATCTTCGAGGAGCGCTGGAATGCGTTCCTCCGGGTCGTGGACCAGATCGCGGACGGGCCGGGCCCGGCCGGCGACAAGCTCCACGCGGTGGCGGGGCTGATCCTCTACGCCTACCGGCGTCGGCCGGACTGGGTGAAGGTCCTGGTCTTCGAGATCCAGCGCTCGTCGCGCTTCTCGGAGCCCGAACAAATCCGGGCCGTCGGGCGTCTGTTCGGGTCCGTCGCGCGGATGGTACGTGCCGGCCAGGAGACGGGGGAGCTGCGTGGGGACATCGACGCACAGCTCGCCTGCCTCGCCTTCATCGGAGCCTTGGAGACCATGATCACGAGCCAGGTGCTGGGGCACACGCGCCTTCCCGAGGGCCCCGAGGCCTCGGACGACCGCAGCGTCACCGCGGTGGTGGAGCTCTTCCTCGGCGGGCTGCGCGCCGGGCGCGGAGCGCCGGACCGATGA
- a CDS encoding ABC transporter ATP-binding protein, which produces MIEAHGLSKRYGDLLAVDRVSFSVQPGEVVGFLGPNGAGKTTTMRMLTGFVPPTDGSATIAGHDIFEDPLAARRAVGYLPETPPLYPEMSVEDFVAYVARLKDVPRAGRRAAVDRALARCGLADVRRRVIGALSKGYRQRVGLAQAIVHDPAVLILDEPTVGLDPIQIREIRALIAELAAEKQGERARTVILSTHILPEVEAICRRVLVISRGRKVVDQPLAELTRGGASLEEIFARATAREPDAGEAPAGEAHP; this is translated from the coding sequence ATGATCGAGGCCCACGGCCTCTCGAAGCGCTACGGGGATCTGCTCGCAGTGGACCGGGTGAGCTTCTCGGTACAGCCCGGCGAGGTGGTGGGCTTCCTGGGCCCGAACGGGGCCGGCAAGACCACCACGATGCGCATGCTGACCGGCTTCGTGCCGCCGACCGACGGCAGCGCCACGATCGCCGGGCACGACATCTTCGAGGACCCGCTCGCCGCGCGCCGCGCCGTCGGCTACCTGCCCGAGACCCCACCGCTCTATCCCGAGATGAGCGTCGAGGACTTCGTCGCCTACGTGGCGCGTCTCAAGGACGTGCCGCGCGCCGGGCGCCGCGCCGCGGTGGACCGCGCGCTCGCGCGCTGCGGCCTCGCCGACGTGCGCCGGCGCGTGATCGGCGCGCTCTCGAAGGGCTATCGCCAGCGCGTCGGCCTCGCCCAGGCGATCGTGCACGATCCGGCCGTGCTGATCCTCGACGAGCCCACGGTCGGGCTCGACCCGATCCAGATCCGCGAGATCCGGGCGCTCATCGCCGAGCTCGCGGCGGAGAAGCAGGGCGAGCGCGCGCGCACGGTGATCCTGTCCACCCACATCCTCCCCGAGGTCGAGGCGATCTGCCGGCGCGTGCTCGTGATCAGCCGGGGCCGCAAGGTGGTGGACCAGCCGCTCGCGGAGCTCACGCGCGGCGGCGCGAGCCTCGAGGAGATCTTCGCGCGCGCCACCGCCCGCGAGCCGGACGCGGGCGAGGCGCCTGCCGGGGAGGCGCACCCGTGA
- a CDS encoding ABC transporter permease, which yields MRHVGAIAGRELKSLFASPVAYAVLVLFAVLAGFFFLTGVLQFQDYVARLQAFQAGEQLTELNVNDHVIAPFIHVMGVVLLFLVPGITMGLFASEKTNGTQELLLTSPITIWELVAGKFLAAAAFVTLLVALLGIYPAILFAYGDPELEKTLAGMGGLWLLGLAYAAVGAFASSVTRNQLVAFFLAFVILLVLWMIGFVADLGAASGMGGGLGEWVSGAMRWLSTAEHFESMLMGLIDTKHVAYFAALVAGFLIVTKAAVESVRWR from the coding sequence GTGAGGCACGTCGGCGCGATCGCCGGCCGCGAGCTCAAGTCGCTCTTCGCGTCGCCCGTGGCCTACGCCGTGCTGGTGCTCTTCGCGGTGCTGGCCGGCTTCTTCTTCCTCACGGGCGTGCTCCAGTTCCAGGACTACGTGGCACGCCTCCAGGCCTTCCAGGCCGGGGAACAGCTCACCGAGCTCAACGTCAACGACCACGTGATCGCGCCCTTCATCCACGTGATGGGGGTCGTGCTGCTGTTCCTGGTGCCCGGCATCACGATGGGCCTGTTCGCCTCCGAGAAGACCAACGGCACCCAGGAGCTCCTGCTCACCAGTCCGATCACGATCTGGGAGCTGGTGGCCGGCAAGTTCCTGGCGGCCGCGGCGTTCGTGACGCTGCTGGTGGCGCTGCTCGGGATCTATCCGGCCATCCTGTTCGCCTACGGCGACCCCGAGCTCGAGAAGACCCTGGCCGGGATGGGCGGCCTGTGGCTGCTCGGCCTGGCCTACGCGGCGGTGGGTGCCTTCGCCTCCTCGGTCACGCGCAACCAGCTGGTCGCCTTCTTCCTCGCCTTCGTGATCCTGCTGGTCCTGTGGATGATCGGCTTCGTCGCCGACCTCGGCGCGGCCAGCGGCATGGGCGGCGGGCTCGGGGAATGGGTGAGCGGCGCGATGCGCTGGCTCTCCACGGCGGAGCACTTCGAATCGATGCTGATGGGCCTCATCGACACCAAGCACGTCGCCTACTTCGCGGCCCTGGTCGCGGGGTTCCTGATCGTGACCAAGGCGGCCGTCGAATCGGTCCGGTGGCGCTGA